A stretch of the Ferrimicrobium sp. genome encodes the following:
- a CDS encoding ABC transporter permease: MARPILAQASSEIKMTLQQGEAALLTLVIPVLGLLVFGSVTFLPLPPGVPSRVNFILAGAIAFGIMASGMVSQSITVAFDRNYGVLKRLGVTPLGRRGIIMAKLAQVVVLEVIQLVVLVVIGVLMGYHPEGNPLYFILGWVLATAAFTGLGLLIGGTLKAELVLGLSTLLWLVLLGLGSMAVPLTSLPGFLEVIAKFLPAAGASELILHGLAMAGPVPAWAIINLLVWGIGAPLLAVRFFRWS, from the coding sequence GTGGCTAGGCCCATACTGGCGCAAGCCTCATCAGAGATCAAGATGACTCTTCAACAGGGTGAAGCGGCACTCTTGACGCTCGTTATTCCCGTGCTCGGGCTCCTTGTGTTTGGGTCGGTAACCTTCCTGCCGTTGCCACCTGGGGTGCCAAGCCGCGTGAACTTCATTCTTGCTGGTGCCATCGCCTTTGGCATCATGGCCTCGGGCATGGTTTCGCAGTCCATCACCGTCGCCTTTGACCGTAACTACGGAGTACTCAAGCGTCTTGGAGTCACGCCGCTTGGCCGCCGTGGCATCATCATGGCGAAGTTGGCGCAGGTGGTTGTTCTCGAGGTGATTCAGCTGGTGGTCCTCGTCGTGATCGGCGTATTGATGGGCTATCACCCGGAGGGGAATCCTCTCTACTTCATCCTCGGTTGGGTGCTCGCCACGGCCGCCTTCACTGGTCTTGGACTCCTCATCGGTGGGACGCTGAAGGCCGAACTGGTGCTCGGTCTCTCAACACTGCTCTGGCTCGTTCTGCTCGGCTTGGGATCGATGGCCGTTCCTCTGACCAGCCTGCCTGGTTTCCTGGAGGTGATCGCCAAGTTTCTGCCTGCTGCAGGAGCCTCTGAGCTCATTCTCCATGGCCTAGCGATGGCTGGACCGGTGCCAGCATGGGCGATCATCAACCTGCTGGTTTGGGGTATCGGTGCGCCATTGCTTGCCGTTCGATTCTTCCGATGGAGTTGA
- a CDS encoding ABC transporter ATP-binding protein produces MNDAIEVKELTVTYGATVAVDALSFGVGFGEVLGLLGPNGAGKTSTLETIEGYRRPTEGSVRVLGIEPAAKQAQLSRQMGVMLQEGGIPARMTVKAALELYSRFYDHPRSIADLVAQLSLASVLKTPYRRLSGGEKQRLSLALALIGQPRVLLLDEPTAGVDPEGKAAIRDLITELRAASVAILMTGHELEEIDRMVDRVLIIDRGKERAMGSPAGLREAYGGEGVEFTAHDRIDCVMLGTRLGAHVRPVRVDRYRVEAEPTTELLGLLVQTLTDLGVEAQDVATVSPSLEEIYLSLIAATSPGTGSLNPASHESSTTAPPIPPAQTRTDHHIQTSTEETRG; encoded by the coding sequence ATGAACGATGCAATCGAGGTTAAGGAACTCACCGTCACCTACGGTGCCACCGTTGCGGTCGATGCGCTCTCGTTCGGGGTGGGCTTTGGCGAAGTTCTTGGACTGCTTGGCCCCAATGGCGCGGGCAAGACCTCTACGTTGGAGACGATCGAGGGCTATCGACGTCCAACTGAGGGATCGGTTCGAGTGTTAGGGATCGAACCAGCCGCCAAGCAGGCACAACTCTCCCGCCAGATGGGGGTCATGCTGCAAGAGGGTGGGATCCCGGCGCGAATGACCGTCAAGGCCGCCTTGGAGCTGTACTCGCGTTTTTATGACCATCCTCGATCCATCGCCGACCTCGTTGCCCAACTCAGCCTCGCTTCCGTGCTGAAGACACCTTACCGTCGACTCTCGGGTGGTGAGAAGCAGCGACTTTCGCTCGCACTTGCTCTCATCGGGCAGCCGCGCGTGCTGCTGCTCGATGAGCCAACAGCTGGAGTCGATCCCGAGGGGAAAGCAGCCATCCGTGATTTGATCACTGAACTACGCGCAGCCTCGGTCGCGATTCTTATGACGGGACACGAGCTCGAGGAGATCGATCGGATGGTCGATCGAGTCCTCATCATCGATCGAGGTAAGGAACGAGCGATGGGCAGCCCTGCCGGACTCCGTGAGGCCTATGGCGGTGAAGGAGTTGAGTTTACGGCGCATGATCGTATCGATTGTGTGATGCTCGGTACTCGACTGGGTGCTCATGTCCGTCCGGTGCGGGTGGATCGTTATCGCGTCGAGGCAGAGCCAACGACCGAGTTGTTGGGGCTTCTGGTGCAGACGTTGACCGATCTGGGTGTTGAGGCCCAGGATGTCGCCACGGTCAGCCCTTCGTTGGAGGAGATCTATCTGTCGCTGATCGCAGCGACATCGCCGGGAACCGGTTCGCTGAATCCTGCTAGCCACGAATCGAGTACGACAGCTCCTCCGATACCCCCAGCACAGACGCGTACCGACCATCACATCCAAACATCGACGGAGGAGACGCGTGGCTAG
- the serS gene encoding serine--tRNA ligase, whose translation MIDLRILRENPDRVARLLGTRNVPSDEVAKLLELDTELRRTLAERDEIRASINQLSKSVGELRRAGQTDAATQAQERSRTLGEQVKELETRASELTEARDAIWLVTPNLPAKEAPIGEDERDNRVVRYWSPEDGHRGVEDFELPTFADYQRVPHWETGTELGILDFERATKISGSMFSMYRGPGARLLRSLTSLALDMHAEAFEEIRPPTLVKRETMQATGHLPKFVDEAYAIERDDLYLIPTAEVPLTSLGRNEILDEAQLPLRFAAYTPCFRREAGAAGRDTRGLLRLHEFDKVELLSYCTPDQGHDLFLEVLRRAELLLQALGLTYRVLDLCTGDLGQSSARTFDLEVFSPGTDKWLEVSSVSLFTDYQARRANIRYRSSDGSVNYVYTVNGSALAWGRVIAAMLEVGRQPDGSVLLAEVLAPYFRGTTITKSEKSLPPISKNR comes from the coding sequence ATGATCGATCTGCGAATTTTGCGAGAAAACCCTGACCGAGTCGCCAGGTTGCTCGGTACCCGAAACGTCCCCTCCGATGAGGTTGCTAAGCTCCTCGAACTCGATACCGAGCTGCGACGGACCTTGGCTGAGCGTGATGAGATTCGCGCCTCGATCAACCAGCTCTCCAAAAGCGTAGGCGAACTCCGTCGTGCCGGCCAGACCGATGCGGCGACCCAAGCCCAAGAGCGCTCCCGCACCCTCGGTGAACAGGTCAAGGAGTTAGAGACGCGCGCCAGCGAACTCACTGAGGCTCGCGATGCGATCTGGCTGGTTACGCCGAACTTACCCGCCAAGGAGGCGCCGATCGGCGAGGACGAGCGTGATAATCGGGTGGTGCGCTACTGGTCCCCTGAGGATGGTCATCGCGGGGTAGAGGACTTCGAGCTGCCCACCTTCGCCGACTATCAGCGGGTCCCCCATTGGGAGACCGGCACTGAATTGGGTATCCTCGACTTCGAACGCGCCACCAAAATATCTGGATCGATGTTCTCCATGTATCGAGGCCCTGGGGCACGGCTGCTGCGCTCACTGACCAGCTTGGCACTCGACATGCACGCCGAGGCCTTCGAGGAGATTCGTCCACCCACCCTGGTCAAGCGAGAGACCATGCAGGCAACCGGCCATCTCCCGAAGTTCGTCGATGAAGCCTATGCGATCGAACGCGACGATCTCTATCTGATTCCCACCGCCGAGGTACCGCTCACCTCGCTGGGGCGTAATGAGATTCTCGACGAGGCCCAACTCCCACTTCGCTTCGCCGCCTACACTCCATGCTTCCGTCGTGAGGCCGGTGCTGCTGGTCGCGACACGCGAGGCCTGCTACGCCTGCACGAATTCGACAAGGTTGAGCTCCTCTCCTACTGCACCCCCGACCAGGGTCATGACCTCTTCCTCGAAGTACTCCGACGAGCAGAACTCCTGTTACAGGCGTTGGGGCTCACTTACCGCGTGCTCGACCTGTGCACCGGCGACCTCGGCCAATCCTCAGCACGAACCTTTGACCTTGAGGTCTTCTCCCCAGGAACGGACAAGTGGCTCGAGGTGAGTTCAGTCAGCCTCTTCACCGATTATCAAGCACGGCGAGCTAATATCCGCTATCGTTCAAGCGACGGATCCGTGAACTACGTCTACACGGTCAATGGATCGGCCCTGGCCTGGGGGAGAGTCATCGCGGCGATGCTCGAGGTTGGTCGCCAGCCTGATGGAAGCGTCCTCCTTGCCGAGGTGTTGGCTCCGTACTTCCGTGGAACCACCATCACAAAATCGGAGAAATCTCTCCCGCCGATTTCCAAAAACCGCTGA
- the sdhC gene encoding succinate dehydrogenase, cytochrome b556 subunit — MSKGATVYKGKSGQWAFVLHRVTGFLVFLFLLLHIVDVSTLNDPHVYNQIHQLYGNIFLRLFEVGLLFALLYHALNGLRVIMIDFWPGVIKNEKGVFNFMLSLAIVLTIIGGWFIVKPFFLGAH, encoded by the coding sequence GTGAGTAAAGGGGCTACGGTCTACAAGGGCAAGAGCGGGCAATGGGCCTTTGTCCTGCATCGAGTCACCGGGTTCTTGGTGTTTCTCTTCCTGCTGCTCCATATCGTCGACGTTTCAACACTCAACGATCCCCATGTCTATAACCAGATCCACCAACTCTACGGCAACATCTTTCTCCGCCTCTTCGAGGTCGGGCTGCTGTTCGCACTGCTCTATCACGCACTGAACGGCTTACGCGTGATTATGATCGACTTCTGGCCCGGCGTCATCAAGAATGAAAAGGGCGTCTTTAACTTCATGCTTTCGCTTGCGATCGTCTTGACCATCATTGGTGGTTGGTTCATCGTCAAGCCATTCTTTCTAGGAGCGCACTGA
- the sdhD gene encoding succinate dehydrogenase, hydrophobic membrane anchor protein: MAAALTRGQGRGQRSSRQNFETWAWFFMRVSGIILFFLALIHMYIMHIENDVTHTTVSFVARRWANPWWKLFDWWLLVLGLLHGGNGLRTIIDDYVKKPLKRTLTKALLYVVGSGLFLLGTITVLTFK; encoded by the coding sequence ATGGCAGCCGCACTGACCAGGGGACAGGGCAGAGGGCAACGGAGTTCTCGTCAGAACTTTGAGACATGGGCGTGGTTTTTCATGCGCGTCTCCGGGATCATCCTCTTCTTCCTCGCACTCATCCACATGTACATCATGCACATTGAGAACGATGTCACCCACACCACTGTCAGCTTTGTGGCCCGACGATGGGCGAATCCATGGTGGAAGCTCTTTGACTGGTGGTTGCTCGTCCTTGGACTGCTCCACGGTGGTAATGGTCTACGAACGATCATCGACGACTATGTCAAGAAGCCCCTGAAGCGTACCCTAACGAAAGCGTTGCTCTACGTGGTCGGCAGTGGTCTGTTCCTGCTCGGCACCATCACTGTCTTGACCTTCAAGTAG
- a CDS encoding GNAT family N-acetyltransferase translates to MTADNHVTAEHTLVHLTPLSIAHCTAIAAGERQSNWAGDYPSAGDRFIALGTLERPEEPFPWCHYQVLLASGLLIGGAGFHGAPVNETVEIGYGIVGSQRGRGCATQAVALLLQIAQEAREVAVVRATTLPTNRASQRVLEHLNFSRIQDAGEEFVYLKSVE, encoded by the coding sequence GTGACGGCAGACAACCACGTGACGGCAGAGCATACCCTGGTCCACCTCACTCCCCTGAGTATCGCCCACTGCACGGCGATCGCAGCGGGAGAGCGTCAGTCCAACTGGGCAGGCGATTACCCCTCGGCCGGCGACCGCTTCATCGCCCTTGGTACGCTCGAACGACCAGAGGAGCCATTTCCGTGGTGCCATTACCAGGTACTCCTCGCAAGCGGTCTCCTCATCGGTGGAGCCGGGTTCCACGGCGCGCCCGTCAATGAAACGGTCGAGATCGGTTACGGTATCGTCGGTTCCCAACGCGGGCGCGGATGCGCCACCCAAGCGGTTGCACTGCTTCTCCAGATTGCACAGGAGGCGAGAGAGGTGGCGGTGGTGCGGGCAACCACGCTGCCCACCAACCGCGCCTCACAGCGGGTGTTAGAGCATCTGAACTTCTCACGCATCCAAGATGCAGGGGAGGAGTTTGTCTACCTCAAGAGTGTTGAGTAG
- a CDS encoding AAA family ATPase: MQLISVQLERVRKFREPFVLDGLVEGINLIHGPNEAGKSTIQAAIAAVFMERYSSQAPQQDLAPNDQPDARPLVRVTFLHEGTTYELTKEFFRRGGTCVLRSGSTVLSGDEAVMRLVELFRFEAPQARVITESQLGLPGVFWVPQGKSLGAETAMENARSFFVREIGEEIGSARETAADALISRLERIRSEVMSPTGRGGPLAAAKRALEASEIAYAQQKQLRANSEGLRGRLEQLQATLDVLEAQGTERILHDERTAQQQRKEELRRALEDRARVESVLLGLADRIEDTDNRLAQLTQEQAQLAEAQLAITTVEEAIDECQGSLRFHQERRAMLGAKEEAMATKARVRELIRDQQERQEELDSIDEQERQIRATLDQLEALTGEISALQDQLAGLALGEGSEALGELETSVANLRARLQTLSTVVAIEIEETEGLDANGLHINRLYINGEPVSSSQTVMLDEEMLLTVPGVARVSLTPQQSAAMLRQELHDAEKELERRLGALAVENVADLRAREREHRELTLSLQNLTRERMRLEGEGESLAERLATLARRRSLQWTRREVIEAELGELDGADGEDLSIEEGDELAATISFHAAEIDRLEGELHQLQEERLRHGEAIRWLGASVLRQGDEQGIDDLRVLRAELLAKKVASETELGTLEQVIGAETLEEVGERITDLEDRLNQHRRQVQQCREERQGVLGQIRADPFSEEELVAAEVECERARMLVASLEERRDALGVLIDIAEGIVADVQQDLNAPMKERLDAYARQLFSDATVELGEAFAPQQLLRGHRWESVDRLSWGTREQIALLTRLSVADLMAERGVPLFLMLDDAMLNADGVRLMRLKSILSRAAHRYQILLFTCRPELFSDLVGVRSYDLGATQHS, encoded by the coding sequence ATGCAGCTCATCTCCGTACAGCTTGAGAGAGTGAGAAAGTTTCGCGAGCCTTTTGTGCTCGACGGCCTTGTCGAGGGTATCAATCTCATTCATGGCCCCAACGAGGCGGGAAAGAGCACGATCCAGGCCGCGATCGCCGCCGTCTTCATGGAGCGTTACAGTTCGCAGGCTCCCCAGCAGGACCTCGCCCCTAACGATCAGCCTGATGCGCGTCCCTTGGTGCGGGTGACCTTTCTCCATGAGGGTACAACCTATGAGCTGACGAAGGAGTTCTTCCGACGAGGCGGAACCTGCGTGTTGCGTTCGGGTTCGACGGTGTTGAGTGGGGACGAGGCGGTGATGCGCCTCGTCGAACTCTTTCGCTTCGAGGCACCACAGGCTCGCGTGATCACGGAGAGCCAGCTTGGACTCCCCGGTGTGTTTTGGGTCCCCCAAGGCAAGTCACTCGGTGCCGAGACGGCAATGGAGAACGCACGGAGTTTTTTTGTCCGCGAGATCGGCGAGGAGATCGGATCGGCACGAGAGACTGCGGCCGATGCCTTGATCTCGCGGTTGGAACGCATCCGTAGTGAGGTGATGAGCCCCACGGGAAGAGGAGGTCCCCTTGCGGCAGCCAAGCGGGCGCTTGAAGCGAGTGAGATTGCCTATGCACAGCAAAAACAGCTCCGGGCAAACTCTGAGGGTCTACGCGGGCGACTGGAGCAGCTGCAGGCCACGCTCGACGTACTCGAGGCCCAGGGCACGGAGAGGATATTGCACGATGAGCGTACTGCACAACAGCAGCGTAAAGAGGAGCTCCGACGCGCCCTAGAGGACCGCGCGCGTGTAGAGTCAGTGTTGTTGGGCTTGGCCGATCGGATCGAAGATACTGACAATCGGTTGGCCCAACTGACCCAGGAACAAGCCCAACTCGCTGAGGCCCAACTGGCTATCACCACGGTGGAGGAGGCCATCGATGAGTGCCAAGGATCGCTGCGGTTCCATCAAGAGCGTCGAGCCATGCTCGGGGCAAAGGAGGAGGCGATGGCGACGAAGGCGAGGGTTCGTGAGCTCATCCGTGACCAACAGGAGCGCCAGGAAGAACTCGATTCCATCGATGAACAGGAGCGTCAAATACGCGCAACGTTGGATCAACTAGAGGCGCTCACTGGAGAAATCAGTGCCCTCCAGGATCAACTGGCGGGCCTCGCACTCGGGGAAGGGAGCGAGGCGCTTGGTGAGCTTGAGACGAGTGTCGCTAACCTGCGAGCACGGCTTCAGACGCTCAGCACGGTAGTCGCGATCGAGATCGAAGAGACCGAGGGCCTCGACGCCAATGGTCTTCACATCAATCGTCTCTACATCAATGGAGAGCCGGTATCGAGCTCGCAGACCGTCATGCTCGACGAGGAGATGCTGCTCACGGTGCCTGGCGTTGCGAGGGTCTCCTTAACTCCTCAGCAGAGTGCAGCGATGTTGCGACAAGAGCTTCACGATGCCGAGAAGGAACTCGAGCGAAGGCTCGGGGCACTTGCGGTCGAGAACGTCGCCGATCTTCGGGCACGCGAGCGCGAACATCGGGAGCTCACGCTCTCGCTCCAAAACCTGACGCGCGAGAGGATGCGATTGGAGGGAGAGGGTGAGAGTCTCGCCGAGCGCTTGGCGACCTTGGCGCGTCGCCGCTCGCTCCAGTGGACCCGACGTGAGGTGATTGAGGCAGAACTCGGGGAGCTGGATGGGGCAGATGGTGAGGATCTATCCATCGAGGAGGGTGATGAACTAGCTGCGACGATCTCGTTTCACGCGGCGGAGATCGATCGGCTCGAAGGCGAACTGCACCAGCTCCAGGAGGAGCGCCTTCGCCATGGCGAGGCGATACGATGGCTTGGGGCATCCGTGCTCCGTCAAGGCGATGAGCAAGGGATAGACGACCTGCGGGTGCTGCGTGCGGAACTGCTTGCCAAAAAAGTCGCGTCGGAGACAGAGCTCGGGACGCTCGAGCAAGTGATTGGGGCAGAGACCCTCGAGGAGGTTGGCGAACGTATCACTGACCTTGAGGATCGCCTCAATCAACATCGACGACAGGTACAGCAATGTCGTGAAGAGCGCCAAGGGGTACTCGGTCAAATCCGAGCGGATCCCTTCTCCGAGGAGGAGCTGGTTGCCGCAGAGGTGGAGTGCGAACGCGCACGCATGCTGGTCGCCTCGCTGGAGGAGCGCCGTGACGCTCTTGGGGTGCTGATCGACATCGCCGAAGGCATCGTCGCCGATGTCCAACAGGATCTCAATGCCCCGATGAAGGAACGGCTCGATGCGTACGCGAGACAGCTCTTCTCGGATGCCACGGTCGAACTCGGCGAAGCATTTGCACCGCAACAGTTGCTCCGTGGGCATCGATGGGAGTCGGTGGACCGGCTGTCCTGGGGAACCCGTGAGCAGATAGCCCTTCTCACCCGGCTCAGCGTCGCCGATCTGATGGCGGAACGAGGAGTACCGCTCTTCTTGATGCTCGATGATGCGATGCTCAACGCCGATGGCGTACGATTGATGCGGCTAAAGTCCATCCTCAGTCGTGCCGCCCATCGTTACCAGATTCTGCTCTTTACCTGTCGGCCTGAGCTCTTCTCTGATCTGGTCGGCGTGCGAAGTTACGACCTTGGTGCTACTCAACACTCTTGA